The Niabella beijingensis genomic interval TGAGCGGGGTGGTACAAACCACCGTAGCGCGCGTATTGCAAACCTATCTGGAAGAGAACCCCAAGGATGCAAAGAACATCATCAATAAAGTGATCCTGGCCGCACAGGCCCGTATTGCCGCGCGTAAGGCACGGGATCTGGTGCAGCGTAAGACGGTGCTGAGCGGCGGCGGACTGCCGGGTAAGCTGGCGGATTGTTCCGACCGGGACCCGGAGCGTTGTGAGCTGTACCTGGTGGAGGGAGACTCCGCAGGTGGTACCGCCAAACAGGGGCGTGACAGGAGCTTTCAGGCCATCCTGCCATTAAGGGGTAAGATCCTGAACGTGGAAAAAGCGATGGAGCATAAGATCTACGAGAATGAAGAGATCCGTAATATCTATACAGCGCTGGGGGTAACAGTGGGGACCCCTGAAGACCCGAAAGCGCTGAATCTTGCAAAACTCCGGTATCACAAGCTGATCATTATGACGGATGCCGATGTCGACGGCAGTCACATCGCCACCCTGATCCTCACCTTCGTTTACCGGTATATGAAAGAGCTGGTAGAGCAGGGTTATGTATACCTGGCACAGCCTCCGCTTTACTTGGTAAAAAAGGGCAGGGAATCGGCCTATGCCTATAACGAGGAACAGCGTAAGGCACTGGTGGAAAAAATCGGAGCCGGGAAAGAAGATTCGGTAAACATCCAGCGTTATAAAGGTCTGGGAGAGATGAATGCAGAACAGTTGTGGGAAACCACGATGGATCCGGACCGCAGGACCTTAAAGCAGGTGACCATTGAAAGCGCCGCAGAGGCCGATCGTGTGTTCAGTATGCTGATGGGGGATGAAGTAGCACCACGGCGGGAATTTATTGAAAGCAACGCCAAATATGCGAAGCTGGATATCTGATGTTCGCAGGAACGAAATAAAAAAAGGGGCGGAATTTTCCGCCCCTTTTTTATACTGTATTTAAATCAAACAGCTCCTGTTATTTCTGCAATAACATGATGTTGTGTTTTTTCGCAAATTGCTGCTGTGCCTCGAGGAATTTTTTGTCGAGACCCACACCTTCCTGCTGAATGGTCTTTGCTGCTTCCGCTATTTTTTGGGCTGCTGCCGGATCCTGGCTGAACCGCAGGGAAAGGATCTTTCTGTAATCATCCGAGTAGGTCTTTTTCATAAAGGCAAAGGCTTTTGAAAGTGCTGCCTTCATGCCAAAATCATCTCCGCTGAATTTAAGGTCATCCAGCTTCTTTTGCTCTGTGCCAAGATAGTTTACGGCATCCGTCAATGCAGCAACGGCGCTGCTGCTGTCGGTGGAAGTGGCCACCTGCTGTTCTGTCTGGTTTATTTTCATAGCCAGTTCTCTTTGGATCATCACCAGACCATTGTTGTATTCAACAGCCTGTTTCTGGCCGCCTCCGCAGGAAGCCAGCACGATAACACTTAAAAAGGCGAAGCATATTTTTCTCATAGTTTAAAAATTTCGATAAAGATAACCGCTTTATATGGAATGACTTATTTTTTTTGAGGGCTTAAAAATTCTTTAATGTAACGCGTAATGGTGGCCTCCTCATCGGTTTTGGGATGAGGGCAGACCTGCAAAAATCTTTTATAGTAAGCGGTAGCCCGGGTATTGTTTTTTAAGAAGCGGTGCAATACGCTGCCCGCCTGGTACAGGTCCAGCAGATCTTTAAAGAGATAATAAGAAGTATCATACAATGCAACAGCCCGGGTATAGTTTTGCACGGCAACGGCATTGCCGGCCTTTGCCCGGTAATAGGTAGCCGCCATCTCCTGGATGTTGAAGCCGATGCATTCGGTAAGCAGCGAATCGCTGACGGCATATTCTTTCTTCATGGCAAACGCAAGCGCAGCACCATATGCAGCCGACTCATTATTTGCATCCTGTAACAGCAGCCAGTTGTACACACTTATCACACTATCCGGTCGTTTTAAATTCAGGTAGCTGAAAAGAAGGTTGATATAGGATGACAGAAGTTCAGCAGGCGCCACATCGCGGCTCCGCAGTCGTTCACCCCAGGCAACGGCTTCGCTATAGCGTCCAGCGGTAAAACTCAGGTTTACTTTTTTCCCGATGATGGGAGCATAAGTGGTATCAAACCGGAGGAATTGGTCGATAAGCTGCTCTGCCTGGTTCTTTTGCTTTGCTCCGCTGAGGTAGGTGCAATAATCGTATACCACTTTTCCGGCTGTTGGTTTCAGTTCATAGCTTTTCCGGATGCAGGCAATGGCCGAGTCGTTTTTTTTCAGCAAATACCAGGCTGCTGCTGCCGCCTGCCAGTATTTGTATTGTTCCGGAAACAGGCGGGTCAGGTTCTTATAGTAGAAAAGTGCGCTGTCCGGCTCCCTGTTCATATTATGGATGGATGCGAGATAGATCTGTGGTGCCGGCAGGCTGCCGTTTTTTTGATAAAGGGCGGTAAAAACAGATCGGGCCTGTTTAAAATCCTCGTTCATATAGCAGGCATAGCCCAGGTCAAACAGGTATTGCTCGTTATCCGGTGCAGGGACCGTCTTTAAATACGCTAACGATTGTTCATATTCCTGGTTCTGGAAAAATTGTTGCAGGCGGTCGCGGTTATAGGAAGCCTGGGCAGGAACAATAACCGGTATTAGACACAGGATGCTGAAAATGATTTGTTTATGCATTTTTCTGGTTGTTTTTTGATCGTTTACAATATAAATATAACTAAAAAACTAGTTTTAGTAAGTCTTTTGGTGCCTAATATTAGGAGGCCGTTTAGATAAAAACCCTTAATTTCAAGTTTTCAAATCAAAAATTATTCATTATGGCAGATGCAACTCTTACCGCTTACAACGTGAAAACAAAAGAAAAAAATGTACCGATTCAGGATGCTGTAATTTCCCGTACATCTAAGGGCGGCTATATTGCGAAAGGACACGACGGAAAAGGCAATAAGTTAACTTCTCTCCTTGGAGAAGAAAAGGCATTGGCTGCTATTAAAGCCGGTTTGGCAAAACAGGACTGGTAAACTTTGCATTTTTGTATATCGGGCCCCGCATTTTTTGCGGGGCTTTTTTATGCGGGTACGGCTGGCATATAAGCAGTGCCTGCAGGCTGAAACCCAGGGTTTTCCTGATAACGTTTGCGTAAATAAAAAGCACCGATCACTTCCAGCCCCAGTGATTTAGACTTAACTTGGCGCCTCAGCGAAGCCTGCCTTCAATTGAAACAGTATTGCCGGATGTTGAAATATAGTATCTTCTTTTTGTTGATTTTGGTCGGAACATATCCGAATGCCCAGTCTGACTGGAAGTTGCCGGAGGTGCGGGAGCCCCGGTTTGGCAATGCTGTTTATCCCATCACTGATTTCGGAGCTGTTCCCGATGGCTTTTTTTTAAATACAAAAAGCATCCAGGACGCCATTGATGCCTGCTCAGGTAAGGGAGGGGGAACGGTACAGGTGCCGGCAGGCCTCTGGCTTACCGGTCCGCTGGTATTAAAGTCGGCGGTAAACCTGAACCTTGCAGCAGGGGCAACGCTTTTGTTTACAAAGGATAAGTCCCGTTATCCGCTGGTAAAAGCCAATTGGGAAGGGTTCCCCCAGATGCGGAACCAGGCGCCGATCTCTGCAGAAAATGCCACGGATATCGCGATAACCGGAAAAGGGATCATCGACGGCAACGGAGATGCCTGGCGCGCGGTAAAAAAAGATAAACTGACCGAATCGCAATGGATGAAACGGGTAGCGTCCGGTGGTGTGCTGAGTACCGACGGACGTCTTTGGATGCCTTCGGAAAGTTATGCGAAAGGGGAAGCATTAAAAGACCCGGGACGTATTTCACCGGATAAGGATGCCGCGTTTTATGCGTCGGTAAAAGATTTTTTCCGTCCCAACCTGCTCGTGCTCACTTCCTGTGATGGCGTGTTACTGGAAGGGGTAACCTTTCAGAATTCGCCCGCCTGGTGCCTGCATCCCCTGATGAGCAGGAATATTACCGTGCGGGACCTGTCTGTTAAAAACCCCTGGTATGCGCAGAACGGGGATGGCATCGACCTGGAGAGCTGCAGCAATGTGCTGATCGAAAACAGCGTGTTCGATGTAGGAGATGATGCGCTTTGTATGAAAAGCGGCCGGGATGCCGACGGGCGCCAGCGGGGGATGCCGACGAAAGATGTGATCATCCGCAACTGCACGGTGTATGCATCTCACGGAGGATTTGTAGTAGGCAGCGAAATGAGCGGAGGCGTTAACAATGTATATGTAAGCAATTGTAGTTTTATCGGTTCGGATATCGGATTGCGGTTTAAAACGACCAGGGGAAGAGGTGGTGTTGTGGAGCATATTTTTATCAAGGATATTTACATGAAGGATATACCCGGTGACGCCATCCTGTTTGATATGTATTATATGGCGAAGGACCCCGTTCCGCTTGAAGGAGAGAAAAGGACCCTTCCCAAAGTAGAGCGGCTGCCGGTAAACGAAACCACCCCGCAGTTCCGTAATATTGAGATCAGCAATGTTTATGTGAACGGGGCGGAAAAGGCGGTGTTTTTACGGGGACTTCCGGAGATGCCGGTACGCGGTATCCGCATTCGTAATGCCGTATTCCAGTCAAAAAAAGGAATAGACATTCAGGAAGCGGCGGATATCCGGTTTCAGAATGTAAAAGTTTATACAGCCGTTACACAACCGGTGATCGATGTGATCAACGGGAAGCAGATACAATTTGACCGGCTGGATTATGGCAGGAAAGCGGAACTGCTGCTTCGCATAAGCGGCAGCAATAACGATGGGCTGCAGTTCCGGAATACCAGTTACAAGGAAGCCGAAAAAAAACTGGAAGCATCGCTGGGCGCTACGGAGGCAGTTGTTTCTTTTAAATAAAAACAGTTTTGGATAAATGAAAAGATTTTTTTTAATAGCGTTGATGGGGCTGGTGTTTCAGTCTGCTGTAAACGCCCAACCCTATTCGCAGCAATTGGCGCTTACGGCCATGCACATCTGGCCCGACTCTTTTTCGGTAGTTCCCGGGCGGCCCGCCAGATGGAGCTATGATCAGGGGGTTATCTTAAAAGGGATCGAAGGCATCTGGCTGGCTACCGGCGATCCGCGTTGGTTCAGTTATATCCAGCACAGTATGGATTATTATGTGCAGGAGGACGGAAGCATTAAAGATTACCAGGCCGATACCTATAACATCGACCATGTCAACAACGGAAAATTATTATTGACCCTTTTTCGGGTGACCGGAAAAGAAAAATATAAAAAAGCTGTACTAAAGTTAAGAGAACAATTAAACACCCACCCTCGCACGCATGAGGGTGGGTTTTGGCACAAAAAAGTGTATCCCTGGCAGATGTGGCTGGATGGTCTTTATATGGGCCAGCCGTTTTATGCAGAATATGCATCGGTTTTTGGAGTGGATTCCATTTTCAATGATGTGACCCGTCAGTTTGTGTTAATGGAAAAGAATGCACGTGATCCCAAAACAGGACTGCTGTATCATGGGTATGACGAAACCCGGCAAGAGCAATGGGCCAACCGTCAAACAGGGGTATCCCCGCATTTTTGGGGACGGGCACTGGGCTGGTACGGAATGGCACTGGTGGATGCATTGGATTATTTTCCTGAAGATCATCCCGGGAAAAAAGAACTGATCGCCATCCTGAACCGGCTGGCTGCAGCAGTAATAAAAGTGCAGGATAAAAAGACCGGCATGTGGTATGATATCGTGGATCTTCCGGAACGTTCGCCCAACTATACAGAATCCTCGGCAACAGCTATGCTGGCCTATACATTGGCAAAGGGCGCCCGGAAGGGTTATATCGCGGACACGTACCGGGAGGCAGCAAAAAAAGCATTTGACGGGCTGGTAAAATACAAGTTGACGAAGAAGGACGGAATGCTTTGTTTGGATGGTACGGTTTCGGTTTCCGGTCTTGGAGGGAAGCCTTACCGCGATGGGAGCTTCGAATATTACATGAAGGAAAAAGTGGTACAGAACGATCCCAAGGGCATGGGCGCTTTTATCCTGGCGGCTAATGAAATCGAGATGATACCCGGGCTCGCCGCGGGGGCAGGAAAAACAATTCTGCTCGATAACTATTTCAATAATGAATGGCGTAAAGGTGCCGGCGGACAGCAGGAGCGCTGGCACTATACCTGGAACGACCGTTCCAATGGCGGCTACTCCTTTTTGGGCAACCTGTTTGAACGCCAGGGCGCAAAACTTCAGACACTGACCGCAGCCCCTTCTGCCGCCGGCCTGCGCCAGGCATCGGTTTACATTATTGTGGATCCTGATACCGATAAAGAAACCGCCCGCCCAAATTATATGAACAACGGGCAGCATGCCGCGCAGATAGCGGAATGGGTAAAGAACGGAGGCGTATTGGCACTGCTGGCCAATGATGCCGGCAACTGCGACCTGGAACACTTTAACATCCTTGCGGAAAAGTTCGGTATCCGGTTCAACAAGGATAATCTGCTTATGGTTAAGAACAATAATTATGAGATGGGGCGTGTAAACATACCCGCAGGTAATATAATTTTTAAAAATGCCAAAAATGTTTATCTAAAAGAAATAAGTTCTTTGAATCTTTACAAAAATGCATCATCCGTGTTAAAATCAAACGATGTAACTGTGATGGCGGTAGCCCGGTACGGCAAAGGAACTATATTCGCCCTGGGAGATCCCTGGATTTACAATGAGTATGTAGATGGCAGGAAGCTCCCGCTGCAATATGAGAATGTAAAGGCGGCTGAAGATTGGGTGACCTGGCTTTTAAAAACGGCAGTAAAAAAATAAAAAGCAATAGCACAAATGCAATTATCTAAAGCAACACTAACATCTTTAAAACAGGACCCGGCGCTGGTGGTTCCCACGCCGGCGCAGCTGGAGCTTCCGGAGAAGGTCCTCCAATTTGGAACCGGCGTATTATTACGGGGACTGCCCGATTATTTTATTGATAAAGCAAACAGGGAGCAGCTATTTAACGGAAGGATCGTGGTGGTGAAATCCACAGATACCGGCGGAGCCGATGCCTTTGAGACACAGAATGGATTGTATACGATCTGTGTAAGAGGGCTTGAAGATGGAAAGGAAATCAATGAATACATCGTCAACAGCTCCATCAGCCGGGTGCTGTCTGCCAAAACACAGTGGCAGCAGATCCTGGAATTTGCAAAAAGCCCGGAACTGGAAGTAGTGATATCCAATACTACGGAAGTAGGGATTGTAATGAGTGAGGACAGAATTACGGATGAACCACCGGCATCCTTTCCCGGAAAATTACTGGCGGTATTGTACGAGCGGTTTAAGACGTTCGGGGGAGCCGCGGATAAGGGACTGGTGATTGTGCCCACAGAACTGATTATTGAGAACGGGCGTAAACTGAAAGAGATCGTGCTGCAGTTGGCAGAACAGAATCAGCTGGAAGCTGCTTTTATCAATTGGATAAACGACGCGAATTCTTTCTGCAATTCTTTAGTGGACCGGATCGTTCCCGGTAAACTGGGCGGCAGTGATCTGGAGCAGACGGCTGCCTGGCTGGGGTATACCGACGAACTGATGATCATGAGCGAAGTATTCCGCCTCTGGGCCATTGAAGCCGACAGCCCCCGGGTATCGGAGGTTTTGTCCTTTGCACAGGCGGACCCCGGCGTCGTTATAGCACCGGATATTGAAAAGTTCCGGGAATTAAAATTACGGTTGCTGAACGGTACGCATACATTGTCTTGCGGCCTGGCTTATCTGGCGGGTTTTGAAACGGTGAAAGAAGCTATGGGCGATGCAGCGTTTAATGGATTTGTTACAAAGCTTTCCAAAGACGAATTAGCTACCGGTGTTACAGGGGTTAAGATCACTTATGAGGAAGCCTGCAGGTTTGCCGACTCGGTGATCGAGCGGTTTAAAAACCCTTTTTTAGATCATAAATGGTTGAGCATTAGTTTTGCGTACACATCGAAAATGCTGATGCGCGATGTACCGTTGATTAAGAATTTTTACAGCAAAGCACAGCAGGGGCCGTCTGCAATAGCGCTGGGATTTGCCGCCTACCTGCTTTTTATGAAAAGCGAAAAAGAGGGAACACAGTATACCGGAACGGTCAATGGAAAAACGTATGTGCTGAATGATGACAAAGCAGGTATTCTTTCGCAGAAATGGCAGGAGTCAGCAACTACGGATGACCTGGTACAACGCGTTTTGGAAGATACCGGCTTGTGGAATGAAGACCTGACACACATTCCGGGCTTTGCGGCAGATGTAAAAGAGCAATTGAATCGTTTAACAGAAAGCGGAGCGCAAACCGCTTTAAAAAAATTAATAAAGGGATAAAAAATGGCGGAGATCGTTTTAAAGGTTCATCCAAAGGATAATGTTATTGTAGCGCTTAAAGATCTGAAAAAAGGTCAGGTGGTTCAATACGGCGGCGAGGACTTTGAATTACAGGATGACATTCAGGCAAAACATAAATTTTTCACACATGACCTACAGACGGGTGATGAAATCATCATGTACGGTGTATTGGTGGGCAAGGCACAGGAATTTATTCCGAAGGGCGGACGCATGACCACCACGAACACAAAGCATGCGGCAGATCCTTTTGAATACCGGCCCTATCACTACCAGTGGACGGCTCCGGATGTTTCTAAATTCAAAGACCGGACCTTTAACGGGTATCACCGCAGCGACGGAAGAGTGGGAACCGCCAATTACTGGCTGTTTATGCCCACCGTTTTTTGTGAGAACCGCAACCTGGATGTGATCCGGGAAGCACTGCACAATGAACTTGGTTATGCGGTAACCGATAAATACAAAAGGTATGCCCATCATCTGGTGGAAGCATTTAAAAATAACGAAGATCTTTCCAGTGTAACGTTAAATGCACTTCCGGAAGGTGAAGACCGCAAAGGGACGCGGTTGTTTAAAAATATCGATGGTATTAAATTCTTGAACCACCAGGGTGGTTGCGGGGGTACCCGGCAGGACGCCGGTGTTCTAAGTAAGCTGCTGGCCGCTTATGCAGACCATCCGAATGTAGCGGGGATCACCATTCTCAGCCTGGGATGCCAGAACCTGCAGACAAAACAATTACTGGAAGATATTAAACAACGAAATCCTTCTTTCGATAAACCCGTCCTGGTGTTTGAACAACAACAATCGCAAAGTGAAGAACAACTGGTGTCAGACGCCATCCGGAAAACATTTGAAGGATTAATCGAAGCCAATAAAATGGAGCGCAGTCCGGCTCCCCTGACGGCACTTACGGTAGGGGTGAAGTGCGGCGGAAGCGATGGCTTTAGCGGCATCAGCGCCAATCCTGCTGTAGGATATACCAGCGACCTGCTGGCGGCATTGGGAGCAAAGATCCTGCTGGCTGAATTCCCGGAATTGTGCGGAGCAGAACAGCAACTGATCGATCGTACGATCGATGAAGCGGCCGCCCGGAAATTCATTCACCTGATGACCACGTATAATGACCAGGCCCTCAGCGTTGGCTCCGGATTTTTTATGAACCCTTCTCCGGGAAATATAAAGGACGGATTGATCACAGATGCGATCAAGAGTACCGGCGCTGCTAAAAAAGGGGGTACTTCCCCTGTGGTGGATGTGCTGGATTATACAGAGCCGGCCACAAAACCGGGTCTGAGCCTGGTATGTACACCCGGTAATGATGTAGAAGCTACAACCGGTAAAGCCGCATCCGGAGCCACTTTGATCCTGTTCACCACCGGATTGGGCACGCCTACGGGTAATCCTGTTTGTCCCACTGTTAAGATCGCCACCAATACTGCTCTTACGAAAAGGATGGGAGATATAATTGATATCAATGCGGGAGGCATCATTGATGGCGAAAAAACCATCGAACAAATGGGAGAGGAAATACTGGAATATTGCATAAAGGCGGCGAGCGGTGAAGTGATACCCAAAGCGGTGCAGCTGAACCAGGACGACTTTATTCCATGGAAACGGGGTGTATCACTATAACGTCAGCGCTCCGGACCGGTGCCTGGGTAACACATGCGCCTTATAAAAGTAATTAACGATTAACAAATAGGTTGTGAAACATTTTTTAGACGACAATTTTTTACTGGATACAAAAACGGCAGAACAGCTGTATCATGAATACGCTAAAAAGATGCCGATCATCGATTATCATTGCCACCTGCCGCCGCAGCAGATAGCAGAGGATGCCCGGTTTAAGAACATCACACAGGCATGGCTGTATGGCGATCATTATAAATGGCGTGCCATGCGTACCAACGGTATAAATGAAGCTTTTATTACCGGAAGCGCATCTGATGAGGAGAAATTTTTAAAATGGGCCGAAACAGTGCCTTATACCATGCGGAATCCCCTGTATCACTGGACCCACCTGGAGTTGCAGCGGTATTTCGATGTACAGGAAGCGTTGGATGGCAGCAATGGAGCCCGCATTTATGAAACTACTTCGTCAAAGATCAGCAGCCCCGATTATAGTGTAAGAAGCCTGCTGCGTAAAATGAATGTAAAGGTGGTTTGTACCACGGATGATCCCGTGGACTCGCTGGAATTTCATAAAACGATCAAAGCAGACGGGTTTGAAATACCCGTGCTTCCTGCGTTCCGGCCGGATAATGCTATGAATGTTTCTTCACCGGAAACGTTTGCAGCCTATGTTGCCCGGCTGGAAGCAGCTTCAGATACCGAGATAAAAAACCTGGATACATTCTTACAGGCGTTGAAAAGCCGGCATGATTTCTTTGCTGAAATGGGCTGCTCCGTATCGGATCACGGGCTGGAATACATCCAGGCCGCTGATTATACCGAAGCAGCAGTACGTGTACTGTTTGACAAGATCTTAAAAGGAACAGCACTTTCGCCGGAAGAACAGGAACAGTTCCGTTCTGCAATGCTCGTTTGGTTCGCAGAATGGGATCATGAAAAAGGATGGGTACAGCAATATCATTTGGGCGCGCTGCGTAATAACAACACCCGCCTGCTGGAAAAATTAGGACCGGATACGGGATGGGACTCCATCGGTGATTTCACCCAGGGCAGGTCGTTGTCAAAATTCCTGAACGGCCTTGATAAAAACGACCGGCTGGCAAAGACCATTCTTTATAACCTCAATCCCTCCGATAATGAGCTGTTCGCCACCATGACCGGAAATTTTAACGATGGTACGGTGGCCGGTAAGGTGCAGTGGGGATCCGGATGGTGGTTCCTGGATCAGAAGGACGGTATGATCGACCAGATGAATACCCTTTCCAACATGGGACTGATCAGCCGTTTTGTTGGAATGCTGACGGATTCCAGGAGCTTTCTCTCCTTTCCGCGGCACGAATACTTCCGTAGAATACTGTGCAATTTGTTTGGAAACGATATCGAAAATGGCGAACTTCCCGCGGATATCAACTGGATCGGCAAGATCATAGAGGATATCTGTTTTAATAATGCCAATGCGTATTTTGGATTTAATGTGAAATAAAGAAAATGAGTAATTCGTATTTTGATTTAACCGGTAAAACGGCGTTAGTAACCGGAGGAAATAAAGGGATCGGAAAGGGGATGGCCCTGGGCCTGGCAAAAGCAGGTGCCGATATTATTGTAGCTTCCCGTAGTGTGGAAGCCGGATCGGAAATAGAAACTGAAGTAAAAAAACTGGGCCGCAGTTTTAAACATTATAAACTGGATGCTGCGGACAGGAACAATGTGTATGAATTCATAAAACAGGTATTGTCGGAGAATGAGCGGATCGATATCCTGATCAATAACGCCGGAACCATCATGCGGAAGCCGGCTGCGGAACACCCCGACGAATACTGGGATAGTGTACTGGCCATTAATCTGGATACGCCTTTTGTGCTTGCAAGGGAATTCGGAAAGCGCATGATCGAACAGGGATCCGGTAAGATTATTTTTACCTGCTCACTGTTGAGTTTTCAGGGTGGTATCAATGTGCCCGGATATGCGGCAAGTAAAGGCGCTTTAAGCAGTCTGGTAAAAGCACTTGCCAACGAATGGGCCTCAAAAGGTGTGAATGTAAATGGCATTGCACCCGGTTATATTGCAACAGATAATACACAGGCCCTCCGGGAAGATGCCGACCGGAGCAAAGCCATCCTGGACCGGATCCCCGCAGGACGCTGGGGAACACCTGAAGATTTTGCCGGTCCGGCTGTTTTTCTGGCATCAGAAGCAGGAAGCTATGTACAGGGTACGATCCTTACTGTTGACGGCGGCTGGATGGGCCGGTAACAGTTAAAATTCCAAATCTCAAATCTCATCCCGATGATTATCGGGACTCAAATCTCAATAACAATGAACATAAGATACGAACACAGTCCGCAGGAAACAAAAGGAATGACATCCGAGCAATTAAGGGAAAGTTTTCTTGTTGAAGACCTGATGCAGGCAGACAAGTTAACATTGGTATATAGTTTTTATGATCGCCTGATTGTTGGCGGAGTAAAACCGGTAGCAAAAACAGTAGTGCTGAAAAATGAAGAGGAGCTGAAAGCTGATTTCTTCCTGCAACGCCGGGAACTGGGTATC includes:
- the uxaC gene encoding glucuronate isomerase, whose amino-acid sequence is MKHFLDDNFLLDTKTAEQLYHEYAKKMPIIDYHCHLPPQQIAEDARFKNITQAWLYGDHYKWRAMRTNGINEAFITGSASDEEKFLKWAETVPYTMRNPLYHWTHLELQRYFDVQEALDGSNGARIYETTSSKISSPDYSVRSLLRKMNVKVVCTTDDPVDSLEFHKTIKADGFEIPVLPAFRPDNAMNVSSPETFAAYVARLEAASDTEIKNLDTFLQALKSRHDFFAEMGCSVSDHGLEYIQAADYTEAAVRVLFDKILKGTALSPEEQEQFRSAMLVWFAEWDHEKGWVQQYHLGALRNNNTRLLEKLGPDTGWDSIGDFTQGRSLSKFLNGLDKNDRLAKTILYNLNPSDNELFATMTGNFNDGTVAGKVQWGSGWWFLDQKDGMIDQMNTLSNMGLISRFVGMLTDSRSFLSFPRHEYFRRILCNLFGNDIENGELPADINWIGKIIEDICFNNANAYFGFNVK
- a CDS encoding SDR family oxidoreductase, with amino-acid sequence MSNSYFDLTGKTALVTGGNKGIGKGMALGLAKAGADIIVASRSVEAGSEIETEVKKLGRSFKHYKLDAADRNNVYEFIKQVLSENERIDILINNAGTIMRKPAAEHPDEYWDSVLAINLDTPFVLAREFGKRMIEQGSGKIIFTCSLLSFQGGINVPGYAASKGALSSLVKALANEWASKGVNVNGIAPGYIATDNTQALREDADRSKAILDRIPAGRWGTPEDFAGPAVFLASEAGSYVQGTILTVDGGWMGR